A section of the Acidobacteriota bacterium genome encodes:
- the xerD gene encoding site-specific tyrosine recombinase XerD, with protein MSDPIDAYLDHLRVSRRLAGNTLESYARDLAMLARFAHETGRAPASLGRQDLEAFVRGLLTGGLAPRSVARAVACVRGFYKFLVLDRLIAVDPAADLTGPRAWAALPRYLTAEEVDRLIAQPDVAEPRGLRDRALIEVLYATGLRVSELVALRVPDLHLDAGYLTCTGKGSKQRVVPLGDEAVSWVRRYVAEGRPVLLRQKPAPWLFANARGGRLTRVGFWKILKAYGRGAGVSRDLSPHVLRHSFATHLLARGADLRAIQMMLGHADLSTTQIYTHVLEERLRAVYEKFHPRA; from the coding sequence ATGTCCGATCCGATCGACGCGTATCTCGACCACCTGCGCGTGTCGCGGCGGCTCGCCGGGAACACGCTGGAGAGCTACGCGCGCGACCTGGCGATGCTGGCCCGCTTCGCGCACGAGACCGGGCGCGCGCCCGCCTCGCTCGGACGGCAGGATCTCGAGGCGTTCGTCCGCGGCCTGCTGACCGGCGGCCTGGCGCCGCGATCGGTGGCGCGTGCCGTGGCGTGCGTGCGGGGGTTCTACAAGTTCCTCGTCCTCGACCGGCTGATCGCCGTGGATCCGGCCGCCGACCTCACGGGACCCCGCGCGTGGGCCGCGCTCCCGCGGTACCTCACTGCCGAGGAAGTGGACCGCCTGATCGCGCAGCCGGACGTGGCCGAGCCGCGGGGATTGCGCGACCGCGCGCTGATCGAAGTGCTGTACGCGACCGGGCTGCGCGTGTCCGAGCTCGTCGCGCTGCGCGTGCCGGATCTCCATCTCGACGCCGGGTACCTCACCTGCACGGGCAAAGGCAGCAAGCAGCGCGTCGTCCCGCTGGGAGACGAGGCGGTATCATGGGTGAGGCGCTATGTCGCTGAAGGGCGGCCGGTGCTGCTCCGGCAGAAGCCCGCCCCCTGGCTGTTCGCCAACGCGCGCGGCGGTCGGCTCACGCGCGTCGGGTTCTGGAAGATCCTCAAGGCCTACGGCCGCGGCGCGGGCGTCAGCCGCGACCTGAGCCCGCACGTGCTGCGGCATTCCTTTGCGACGCACCTGCTCGCGCGCGGCGCCGACCTGCGCGCGATTCAGATGATGCTGGGCCACGCCGATCTGTCCACGACGCAGATCTACACGCACGTCCTCGAAGAGCGGCTGCGGGCCGTCTACGAAAAGTTTCACCCGCGCGCCTGA
- a CDS encoding TonB-dependent receptor: protein MRVCLRLLTALALSVALVGGAATPVAAQETTGTITGVVTDETGAVLPGVAVVVKNVETGRTWDLVSTETGTYAAPLLPVGTYEVSAELSGFRKTVRSGIELHVNDRLRIDVTLRAGNVAETVEVVAETPIVKTESSEVSTLINNTQVMQMPLNGRNLVQLVAMQPGVSTTLGSQMFVGLGNLTSVFVNGNRASQNNWMIDGADNNDVGSNLALINYVSVDSVSEVKILRSNYSAEFGRSGGGQVNVVTKSGTNELHGSVYEFYRDDKFDAINYFSTLDFDRDGQRDPAPLQYHNYGGTIGGPVMKNRLFFFWGQEFRNIEQVRGGGVANTRVATARQRSGDFSEFSTVIVDPTTGLPFPNNQIPASRIDPFAKALLDRFPTPNADPAVLGGNRNFSAATPQVRDFREELVRVDYQFSPNHLVYGRFIHDSIPSEEPFGEIFGSFNAAFPGIANTKTNNPGRSFVGTWNWIVGPNLLNEASYNYSRGAIVSEITSNLSKRDVSIPKVFTGAPGDAVLPGVSFGSGGYGGWNFFGPYDNTYGSHRIKDTLTLMVGDHSIKGGVLLSWEFKNENAASGTNGAFVFPGTSSAAFRSTGDAFADFLLGRASSYSETNIDIASHLRFQMYEAFLQDDWKVRPNLALNLGVRWSAIVQPYDTEDLLTNFDPAAFDPSKAYQISSANVRVPGTGDPLNGIIVAGQNSPYGRRVTETRWFNFGPRAGFAWDPRGDGSTAIRGGYGMYFDRTLVGIALQNAFVNPPFASSAVFSATGGSGPTLQSPTAGAQRNNEVIIPNLIAMSPDFKIPTTHQWSIGMQRELPYRFNLDIAYVGSAGRNLLRAYDVNQTPPGTTGASNAARPYRGWGNITLRATDATSIYNSLQVAVQRRWQQGLQINVNYTLSKAESDSSSDRSDLVQDISNLDAERAVTNYDRTHIFGANYVYALPFFNDRSDRVKYNLLGGWEISGATQLASGTPLTITTSANTSNSFGNVTRRPDLIGEPEGPKTVEQWFNTAAFANAAPNTFGNAPRSVVRGPWRHWTDLALFKNFVVTDRVRMQFRLEAFNVFNETNFTGVGTVLGTPTFGRLTSAGDPRMIQMGVKLTF from the coding sequence ATGCGAGTCTGCTTGCGGTTGCTTACGGCGTTGGCGCTGTCGGTAGCCCTGGTCGGCGGCGCGGCGACGCCGGTCGCGGCGCAGGAAACAACCGGCACGATCACCGGCGTGGTCACCGATGAGACCGGCGCGGTGCTGCCGGGGGTGGCGGTGGTGGTCAAGAACGTCGAGACCGGACGCACGTGGGATTTGGTCAGCACAGAAACCGGCACCTATGCGGCTCCGCTTCTTCCTGTTGGCACGTACGAAGTCAGCGCGGAGCTGAGCGGCTTCCGCAAGACGGTTCGGAGCGGCATCGAGCTTCACGTCAACGACCGCCTCAGAATTGACGTCACGCTGCGGGCCGGAAACGTCGCCGAGACGGTGGAAGTGGTGGCTGAAACCCCCATCGTCAAGACGGAGAGCTCCGAGGTCAGCACGCTCATCAACAACACCCAGGTCATGCAGATGCCGCTGAACGGTCGGAACCTCGTTCAGCTCGTGGCGATGCAGCCGGGTGTTTCGACCACCCTGGGCAGCCAGATGTTCGTGGGGCTGGGGAATCTGACGAGCGTGTTCGTGAACGGGAACCGCGCCAGCCAGAACAACTGGATGATCGACGGGGCCGACAACAACGACGTCGGGTCCAACCTCGCGCTGATCAACTACGTCAGCGTCGACTCGGTGAGCGAGGTGAAGATCCTCCGCTCGAACTACAGCGCCGAGTTCGGGCGCAGCGGCGGTGGCCAGGTGAACGTCGTGACGAAGTCGGGCACGAACGAGCTGCATGGCTCGGTGTACGAGTTCTACCGCGACGACAAATTTGACGCGATCAATTATTTCAGCACGCTCGATTTCGATCGCGACGGTCAGCGTGATCCGGCGCCCCTGCAGTACCACAACTACGGCGGCACGATCGGCGGGCCAGTCATGAAGAACAGGCTGTTCTTCTTCTGGGGCCAGGAGTTCAGGAACATTGAGCAGGTCCGCGGTGGCGGCGTCGCCAACACCCGCGTCGCGACCGCCCGCCAGCGCAGTGGTGATTTCTCCGAGTTTTCCACGGTCATCGTGGACCCAACCACGGGGCTCCCGTTTCCAAACAACCAGATTCCGGCCAGCCGGATCGATCCGTTCGCGAAGGCGTTGCTCGACCGGTTCCCGACTCCGAACGCGGATCCGGCCGTGCTCGGCGGCAATCGCAATTTCAGCGCCGCGACGCCCCAGGTGCGCGACTTCCGCGAGGAGCTCGTTCGCGTCGATTACCAGTTTTCGCCGAACCACCTCGTGTATGGGCGGTTCATCCACGACTCGATCCCGTCCGAAGAACCGTTCGGCGAGATCTTCGGCAGCTTCAACGCGGCCTTTCCCGGCATCGCCAACACCAAGACGAACAACCCCGGCCGCAGCTTCGTCGGCACGTGGAACTGGATCGTCGGGCCGAACCTCCTGAACGAGGCGTCGTACAACTATAGCCGCGGCGCGATCGTCAGCGAGATCACGTCGAACCTGTCGAAGCGCGATGTCTCGATCCCGAAGGTGTTCACCGGCGCTCCGGGCGACGCGGTCCTGCCAGGCGTGAGCTTCGGGAGCGGGGGCTATGGAGGCTGGAACTTCTTCGGCCCATACGACAACACGTACGGCTCGCACCGGATCAAGGACACGCTGACGCTCATGGTCGGCGATCACTCGATCAAGGGCGGCGTGCTCCTCTCGTGGGAGTTCAAGAACGAGAACGCGGCCAGCGGGACCAACGGGGCCTTCGTGTTTCCGGGCACTTCTTCGGCCGCCTTCCGATCGACCGGAGACGCCTTTGCGGACTTCCTGCTCGGCCGCGCGTCCTCGTACAGCGAGACGAACATCGATATCGCCTCGCACCTGCGCTTCCAGATGTACGAAGCGTTCCTCCAGGACGACTGGAAAGTGCGGCCGAATCTGGCGCTCAACCTGGGTGTCCGCTGGTCCGCGATCGTGCAGCCGTATGACACGGAAGACCTGTTGACCAACTTCGATCCGGCCGCATTCGACCCGTCGAAGGCATACCAGATCAGCTCCGCCAACGTCCGCGTCCCCGGCACGGGGGACCCGCTGAACGGCATCATTGTCGCGGGACAGAACTCCCCCTACGGGCGTCGCGTAACGGAGACGCGGTGGTTCAACTTCGGCCCGCGGGCCGGCTTCGCCTGGGATCCGCGCGGTGACGGCTCGACGGCAATTCGCGGCGGGTACGGCATGTACTTCGACCGGACCCTCGTCGGGATTGCGCTGCAGAATGCCTTCGTCAATCCGCCGTTCGCCTCGAGCGCGGTGTTCAGCGCGACGGGCGGTTCAGGGCCGACGCTGCAGAGCCCGACGGCTGGCGCGCAGCGGAACAACGAGGTGATCATTCCGAACCTGATCGCGATGAGCCCCGACTTCAAGATCCCGACCACGCACCAGTGGAGCATCGGGATGCAGCGCGAGCTGCCGTACAGGTTCAATCTCGACATCGCGTACGTCGGCAGCGCCGGGCGCAACTTGCTGCGCGCGTACGACGTCAATCAGACGCCTCCGGGGACGACTGGCGCGAGCAACGCTGCGCGGCCGTACCGCGGATGGGGCAACATCACGCTGAGGGCGACCGACGCCACCTCCATCTACAATTCGTTGCAGGTGGCGGTGCAGCGGCGCTGGCAGCAGGGGCTCCAGATCAACGTGAACTACACGTTGTCGAAGGCCGAGTCTGACTCGTCATCAGACCGGTCTGACCTCGTGCAGGACATTAGCAACCTGGATGCGGAGCGGGCGGTGACGAATTACGACCGCACGCATATCTTCGGCGCCAATTACGTGTACGCGTTGCCGTTCTTCAACGATCGCTCCGACCGGGTGAAATACAACCTGCTGGGGGGGTGGGAGATCAGCGGCGCGACACAGCTGGCGAGCGGCACTCCGTTGACGATCACGACGTCGGCGAATACCTCGAACTCGTTCGGCAACGTCACCCGCCGTCCGGACCTTATCGGCGAGCCTGAGGGGCCGAAGACCGTCGAACAGTGGTTCAACACGGCCGCCTTTGCTAACGCGGCGCCGAACACGTTCGGAAACGCGCCGCGCAGCGTCGTGCGCGGGCCGTGGAGGCACTGGACGGACCTCGCGCTCTTCAAGAACTTCGTCGTCACCGACCGTGTGAGGATGCAGTTCAGGCTCGAGGCGTTCAACGTGTTCAACGAAACCAACTTCACCGGCGTGGGGACGGTTCTCGGGACACCTACGTTCGGGCGGCTGACGTCGGCGGGCGATCCCCGCATGATTCAGATGGGCGTCAAGCTGACGTTCTAG
- the nagB gene encoding glucosamine-6-phosphate deaminase has product MKISVYPSERAAAAAVARQIASRIAGKPDATLGLPTGRTPVPLYRQLVALFKAGEVDFARVTTFNLDEFYGIAGDHPGSYRQFMREHLFGHINVPPDRMNFLDGLADNAEAECARYERAIAASGGIDLVLLGIGTNGHVGFNEPARELHARTHRVALHQSTRRANATLFGHDVEAVPRSALSMGMATILNARDLTLLAMGKSKAGCIERVVNGPITTRVPASFLQLHPRVELVLDEGAASRLSS; this is encoded by the coding sequence ATGAAGATCTCCGTCTATCCCTCCGAGAGAGCCGCGGCGGCGGCCGTCGCGCGGCAGATCGCGTCGCGGATTGCCGGGAAGCCCGATGCGACGCTCGGGCTCCCGACCGGGCGCACCCCGGTTCCCCTCTATCGGCAGCTGGTCGCGCTCTTCAAGGCCGGCGAAGTCGATTTCGCCCGCGTCACCACCTTCAATCTCGACGAGTTCTACGGCATCGCCGGCGACCATCCCGGCTCGTACCGGCAGTTCATGCGCGAGCACCTGTTCGGGCACATCAACGTGCCGCCGGACCGCATGAACTTCCTCGATGGGCTCGCGGACAACGCCGAAGCGGAGTGCGCTCGGTACGAGCGCGCGATCGCCGCATCCGGCGGCATCGATCTGGTGCTGCTCGGGATCGGGACCAATGGCCACGTGGGGTTCAACGAGCCGGCGCGGGAGCTGCACGCGCGGACGCACCGCGTGGCGCTGCACCAGTCCACGCGTCGCGCGAACGCAACGCTGTTCGGGCACGACGTGGAGGCCGTGCCACGCTCCGCGCTGTCGATGGGGATGGCGACGATCCTGAACGCGCGGGACCTCACGCTCCTCGCGATGGGCAAGAGCAAGGCGGGGTGCATCGAACGGGTGGTGAACGGGCCGATCACGACGCGGGTGCCCGCGTCATTCCTGCAGCTTCACCCGCGCGTGGAGCTGGTCCTGGACGAAGGGGCGGCGTCCAGGTTGAGCAGCTGA
- the murQ gene encoding N-acetylmuramic acid 6-phosphate etherase → MPSQSKWQYLPTEAINPNTLALDKTPVPDIIDLVVNEDRRVVAAVQKEKEAIAHGIEIITKALRKGGRLVFVGAGTSGRLGVVEAAEMPPTFGTSADLVQAIMAGGQPAVFQAKEGVEDNYEEGSRAIARLRMGKKDVVIGVSASGVTPFVRGALTRARKAGAKIIFVTCWPGSELKTFVDLLIAPAVGPEIIAGSTRLKAGTATKMVLNMLTTISMVKVGKTYGNLMVDVRTGSEKLKDRARRIIMIVTGLEYDEADRLLRRSRWNVKVAIVMQKGAVSYSEALKRLRKADQSIRDAIGEDIEPRLRQLLNLDAAPSSRTSSTRG, encoded by the coding sequence ATGCCCAGCCAATCGAAGTGGCAGTACCTGCCAACCGAAGCGATCAACCCGAACACCCTCGCGCTCGACAAGACACCCGTCCCTGACATCATCGACCTCGTCGTCAACGAGGACCGCCGGGTCGTGGCGGCCGTGCAGAAGGAAAAAGAGGCGATCGCCCACGGGATCGAGATCATCACCAAGGCGCTGCGCAAGGGTGGGCGCCTCGTGTTTGTCGGCGCCGGCACGTCGGGGCGCCTCGGCGTCGTCGAGGCGGCGGAGATGCCTCCCACCTTCGGGACGTCGGCCGATCTGGTCCAGGCCATCATGGCCGGCGGGCAGCCGGCGGTGTTCCAGGCCAAGGAAGGCGTCGAGGACAACTACGAGGAAGGGTCGCGTGCGATCGCGCGGCTGCGCATGGGCAAGAAGGACGTGGTCATCGGCGTGTCGGCGAGCGGCGTGACCCCCTTCGTGCGCGGCGCGCTCACGCGCGCGCGCAAGGCGGGCGCGAAGATCATCTTCGTCACCTGCTGGCCGGGTTCCGAGCTGAAGACCTTCGTCGACCTGCTGATCGCCCCGGCGGTCGGCCCCGAGATCATCGCCGGCTCGACCCGCCTCAAGGCGGGCACCGCCACGAAGATGGTCCTCAACATGCTGACCACCATCTCGATGGTGAAGGTGGGCAAGACCTATGGCAACCTGATGGTGGACGTGCGCACCGGGTCCGAGAAGCTGAAGGACCGCGCGCGGCGCATCATCATGATCGTCACCGGGCTCGAGTACGACGAAGCCGACAGGCTGCTGCGCCGCTCGCGCTGGAACGTCAAGGTCGCGATTGTCATGCAGAAGGGCGCCGTGTCGTACAGCGAAGCCCTGAAGCGGCTGCGCAAGGCGGACCAGTCGATCCGCGACGCGATCGGCGAGGACATCGAGCCGCGGCTGCGTCAGCTGCTCAACCTGGACGCCGCCCCTTCGTCCAGGACCAGCTCCACGCGCGGGTGA
- a CDS encoding family 10 glycosylhydrolase, with product MSISMARLRWPRLAVPAAAAALALLCAIPLKGDDLPAPRTEPLEVRGLWVLRSSLTSASSITSLVRTARASGFNTLFVQVRGRGEAFYSSAIDPRASDLAGQPAAFDPLAKVIDAARAAGLRVHAWVNVNLVASAADLPDDRGHVVYRHPDWLMVPRAIVQELAAIDGHSPAYSGKLSRWTRTVNGRVEGLYLSPMVPEAATYTESVVAELAARYDVDGVHLDYLRYPNDEFDYSRYAVAAFREEVAPSLAPAARAALDRRAEIDPFAYPDGLPAEWSQFRRTRLSSLAMRLRSAVKRSRPSAVVTAAVVPDVAEAYSDRLQDWRTWLESGILDAVCPMAYTTDAATFAQQIAGARAVAGSRSVWAGIGAWRLSPAQTLEHIALARRAGASGLVLFSYDSLTGPAQARPDYLDEIARTAFHLSGAAAAGGAR from the coding sequence ATGTCGATTTCAATGGCGCGGCTGCGATGGCCGCGCCTCGCAGTCCCCGCGGCCGCGGCCGCGCTGGCGCTGCTCTGCGCAATCCCGCTGAAAGGTGACGATCTCCCCGCCCCGCGCACCGAGCCTCTCGAAGTGCGCGGCCTGTGGGTGCTTCGCTCGTCGCTCACCTCGGCTTCCTCAATCACCAGCCTCGTCCGCACGGCGCGCGCGAGCGGGTTCAACACGCTGTTCGTCCAGGTGCGCGGCCGCGGCGAGGCGTTTTACTCGTCGGCAATCGATCCGCGCGCGAGCGACCTGGCGGGGCAACCCGCGGCATTCGACCCGCTCGCGAAGGTGATCGACGCCGCGCGCGCCGCCGGCCTGCGCGTGCACGCCTGGGTCAACGTCAACCTCGTCGCCAGCGCGGCGGATCTGCCCGACGACCGCGGGCACGTCGTTTACCGGCACCCGGACTGGTTGATGGTGCCGCGGGCGATCGTCCAGGAGCTGGCCGCCATTGACGGGCACAGTCCGGCGTACTCGGGCAAGCTGTCGCGGTGGACGCGGACGGTGAACGGCCGCGTCGAGGGACTGTACCTGTCCCCCATGGTGCCCGAGGCGGCCACCTACACGGAATCGGTCGTGGCGGAGCTCGCGGCGCGCTACGACGTGGACGGCGTGCACCTGGATTACCTGCGGTATCCGAACGACGAGTTCGACTACAGCCGCTACGCGGTCGCGGCGTTCCGCGAGGAGGTCGCGCCGTCGCTCGCGCCGGCGGCACGCGCGGCGCTCGATCGCCGCGCCGAGATCGACCCGTTTGCGTACCCGGACGGGCTGCCCGCCGAATGGTCGCAGTTCCGGCGGACGCGCCTGAGTTCTCTCGCCATGCGCCTGCGGAGCGCCGTCAAGCGCTCCCGCCCGTCGGCCGTCGTCACGGCCGCGGTGGTGCCCGACGTGGCCGAGGCCTACAGTGATCGCCTGCAGGACTGGCGCACGTGGCTCGAGTCCGGCATCCTCGATGCCGTGTGCCCGATGGCCTACACGACGGATGCGGCGACCTTCGCGCAGCAGATCGCGGGGGCGCGCGCGGTGGCCGGATCGCGGAGCGTCTGGGCGGGCATCGGCGCGTGGCGCCTGAGCCCGGCGCAGACCCTCGAGCACATCGCGCTGGCGCGCAGGGCCGGCGCGTCGGGCCTCGTGCTCTTCTCCTACGACAGCCTCACGGGTCCCGCGCAGGCCCGCCCCGACTACCTGGACGAGATCGCGCGCACGGCCTTCCACTTGAGCGGGGCGGCTGCCGCCGGCGGGGCGCGCTGA
- a CDS encoding CehA/McbA family metallohydrolase, translating into MRRTAAALVAAVVVLIALALPPSPRAVTHSAAVDPLTLKGALHVHTVKSDGGGTMDEVAAAAAAAGLTFLVITDHGDGRGLQPPSYRRGVLCIDGAEISTDQGHVVAIGLKEAEYPLAGEARDVVEDVQRLGGMAVAAHPASPKEALAWSAWEAPIDGIEWLNADSEWRDESGASLARAVLGYWLRPAAAIARTFDGPSSALARADELAARRALAYVAGHDAHGRIARGGPEDYGRRGIPLPTYRALFETFAVHVALDRALTGDAEADAPVLVRALKRGRVFTGIDGVARPARLMFRATSGSASAAIGDRLIPAGPVDFEVQAGGPPGATIVLLHNGAERARAPAPGLASRMVAAPGAYRVEVHVPGAPGTPPVPWIVSSPIYVGVAPVGPLEPQPGAATAPVGNDWSMEHAEGSGGAVSVSPEGVEFDYHLGPIGTSPYAALVHAVAVPAAARWLSFGARADRPMRISVQLRSPAGGGAGQRWRRSIFVGPAGRRIAIRLEEFRAIRGAAPAVDRAGADSLLFVADTVNADPGSSGRLALRDVEWRE; encoded by the coding sequence GTGAGACGCACAGCGGCGGCCCTCGTGGCCGCCGTTGTTGTTTTGATCGCGCTGGCGCTCCCCCCATCCCCGCGGGCCGTCACGCATTCGGCGGCTGTCGATCCCCTCACGCTCAAGGGCGCGCTCCACGTTCACACGGTCAAGTCCGACGGCGGCGGCACCATGGACGAGGTCGCGGCGGCCGCTGCGGCGGCCGGGTTGACGTTCCTCGTCATCACCGATCACGGCGACGGCCGTGGTCTCCAGCCTCCGTCCTATCGCCGGGGCGTGCTCTGCATCGACGGAGCCGAGATCAGCACGGACCAGGGGCACGTGGTCGCCATCGGCCTGAAGGAGGCGGAGTATCCGCTGGCCGGCGAGGCGCGCGACGTGGTGGAGGATGTCCAGCGCCTGGGGGGCATGGCTGTCGCCGCGCACCCCGCGTCGCCGAAAGAGGCGCTCGCGTGGTCCGCCTGGGAAGCGCCCATCGACGGCATCGAATGGCTGAACGCGGACAGCGAGTGGCGCGACGAGAGCGGCGCGTCGCTGGCGCGCGCGGTGCTGGGCTACTGGCTCAGGCCCGCGGCGGCAATCGCGCGAACGTTTGACGGGCCATCATCGGCGCTGGCCCGCGCCGATGAGTTGGCGGCGCGCCGGGCGCTCGCGTATGTCGCCGGACACGACGCGCACGGCAGGATCGCTCGGGGAGGCCCGGAGGACTACGGCCGCCGGGGGATCCCACTGCCGACCTACCGCGCTCTGTTCGAGACCTTCGCCGTGCACGTCGCGCTTGACCGGGCGCTGACGGGGGACGCGGAGGCTGATGCACCGGTGCTCGTGCGGGCGCTGAAGCGCGGCCGCGTGTTCACCGGCATCGACGGTGTCGCCCGGCCGGCGCGGCTGATGTTCCGCGCAACGAGCGGGTCGGCGAGCGCGGCCATCGGGGATCGGCTGATTCCGGCAGGGCCGGTTGATTTCGAGGTGCAGGCCGGCGGGCCGCCCGGCGCGACGATCGTTCTGCTGCACAACGGCGCCGAGCGCGCGCGCGCGCCGGCGCCCGGTCTGGCCAGCCGGATGGTCGCCGCTCCGGGCGCCTACCGCGTCGAGGTCCACGTTCCCGGCGCGCCCGGCACCCCGCCAGTGCCGTGGATCGTGTCCAGCCCAATCTATGTCGGCGTTGCGCCCGTTGGTCCGCTCGAGCCCCAGCCGGGCGCGGCGACCGCCCCGGTCGGCAACGACTGGAGCATGGAGCATGCGGAAGGAAGTGGCGGCGCGGTCAGCGTGTCGCCCGAAGGCGTGGAGTTCGACTACCACCTCGGACCGATCGGAACCAGCCCGTACGCGGCACTGGTTCACGCCGTCGCGGTGCCAGCCGCAGCCAGGTGGCTGTCCTTCGGTGCCCGCGCGGATCGGCCGATGCGCATCTCCGTGCAGTTGCGCTCGCCGGCCGGCGGCGGGGCAGGGCAGCGGTGGCGCCGGTCGATCTTCGTCGGGCCGGCCGGGCGGCGGATCGCGATCCGGCTCGAGGAGTTCCGCGCCATTCGAGGTGCTGCGCCGGCAGTCGATCGGGCTGGCGCCGATTCGCTGCTGTTTGTCGCCGACACCGTGAACGCAGACCCGGGATCCTCGGGCCGGCTCGCGCTGAGAGACGTCGAGTGGAGGGAATAA
- a CDS encoding methionine adenosyltransferase → MGRTGRHLFTSESVTEGHPDKIADQISDSILDAILAQDPVGRVACETLVTTGLAIIAGEITTSCYVDFPEIVRDTIRDVGYTRAKYGFDYETCAVLSSIHAQSPDIAMGVDTGGAGDQGLMFGYACTETEELMPLPIMLAHKLCRGLSESRRKGELEYLRPDGKSQVTIEYNGDKPVRVDAVVVSTQHSPAVSNETLREDIIEKIVHKVVPASMMDKNTKFYINPTGRFVIGGPQGDAGVTGRKIIVDTYGGAAPHGGGAFSGKDPTKVDRSACYMARYVAKNIVAAGLAERATVQLAYAIGVADPVSVLVDTHGTGRANDLKIGEIVRAHFKLTPRGIMETLNLRRPIYKKTAAFGHFGRQEPEFTWERTDKANALRADAGL, encoded by the coding sequence ATGGGCCGTACGGGCCGTCACCTGTTCACCTCCGAGTCGGTCACCGAGGGACACCCCGACAAGATCGCCGACCAGATTTCCGACAGCATCCTCGACGCGATTCTCGCGCAGGACCCGGTCGGCCGCGTGGCGTGCGAGACCCTGGTGACCACCGGCCTGGCCATCATCGCCGGCGAGATCACCACCAGCTGCTACGTCGATTTTCCGGAGATCGTGCGGGACACGATCCGGGATGTCGGTTACACCCGCGCGAAGTACGGGTTCGATTACGAGACCTGCGCCGTGCTCTCGTCCATCCACGCCCAGTCGCCCGACATCGCGATGGGCGTCGATACGGGGGGCGCCGGCGACCAGGGACTCATGTTCGGGTACGCGTGCACCGAGACCGAGGAGCTCATGCCGCTGCCGATCATGCTCGCCCACAAGCTGTGCCGCGGCCTGTCCGAGTCGCGCCGCAAGGGAGAGCTCGAGTACCTGCGCCCCGACGGCAAGTCGCAGGTGACGATTGAGTACAACGGCGACAAGCCGGTTCGGGTCGACGCGGTGGTCGTCTCGACGCAGCACAGCCCCGCCGTGTCGAACGAGACGCTGCGCGAGGACATCATCGAGAAGATCGTGCACAAGGTCGTGCCCGCGTCGATGATGGACAAGAACACGAAGTTCTACATCAACCCGACCGGCCGCTTCGTGATCGGCGGCCCGCAGGGAGACGCCGGCGTGACCGGGCGCAAGATCATCGTGGACACCTACGGCGGGGCCGCGCCGCACGGCGGGGGAGCGTTCTCGGGCAAGGACCCCACGAAGGTGGACCGGTCGGCGTGCTACATGGCGCGGTATGTCGCGAAAAACATCGTCGCGGCCGGGCTCGCCGAGCGGGCGACCGTGCAGCTGGCGTACGCGATCGGCGTGGCTGACCCGGTCTCCGTCCTGGTGGACACCCACGGCACCGGCCGCGCGAACGATCTGAAGATCGGCGAGATCGTGCGCGCGCATTTCAAGCTGACGCCGCGCGGGATCATGGAGACGCTCAACCTTCGCCGCCCGATCTACAAGAAGACGGCGGCCTTCGGGCACTTCGGCCGTCAGGAGCCGGAGTTCACCTGGGAGCGCACCGACAAGGCGAACGCGCTGCGCGCAGACGCCGGGCTGTAG
- a CDS encoding ATPase, with translation MHVIGIDAGGTKTVCQLADDHGRLVTETRGPGANLQAAGELQVEKVLHEVMERALETVARRAMPAAICLGMAGVDREDDSRVVWSIMRRIGYKARLVVVNDALIALQAGTGEGPGIVVISGTGSIAYGRNVEGQAARAGGWGYVLGDEGSGYWIGRAAIRAVLREQDRRGAHTLLTDLLLKHFEVRRPQDLLHAVYYRGVKPPEIAALAPYVQHAFERGDEVAAGIMDGTARELAGYVISVARRLHMVDEAFTLLLSGGIFRGLHWLVSELPARVRDDAPNVTARQLDREPAEGAVRLALAEAKGGARIPAYIHD, from the coding sequence ATGCACGTCATCGGCATAGACGCTGGCGGCACGAAGACCGTGTGCCAGCTCGCGGACGACCACGGGCGCCTCGTCACCGAAACGCGGGGGCCGGGCGCCAACCTCCAGGCGGCCGGCGAGCTCCAGGTCGAAAAGGTCCTTCACGAGGTCATGGAGCGCGCGCTCGAGACGGTCGCGCGCCGCGCCATGCCGGCGGCGATCTGCCTCGGCATGGCGGGCGTCGATCGCGAGGACGATTCGCGCGTGGTCTGGAGCATCATGCGGCGGATCGGCTACAAGGCGCGGCTCGTCGTCGTCAACGACGCGTTGATTGCGCTGCAGGCCGGCACCGGCGAGGGCCCCGGCATCGTCGTGATTTCCGGGACGGGATCGATCGCGTACGGCCGCAACGTCGAAGGGCAGGCGGCGCGCGCCGGCGGCTGGGGCTACGTCCTCGGCGACGAGGGCAGCGGATACTGGATCGGCCGCGCGGCGATTCGTGCCGTGCTCCGCGAGCAGGATCGACGCGGAGCCCATACGCTGCTCACCGACCTGCTGCTCAAGCACTTCGAGGTCAGGCGGCCGCAGGACCTGCTGCACGCCGTCTACTACCGCGGCGTGAAGCCGCCCGAGATCGCGGCGCTCGCGCCCTACGTCCAGCACGCGTTCGAGCGGGGCGACGAGGTGGCGGCCGGGATCATGGACGGCACGGCGCGCGAGCTCGCCGGCTACGTGATCTCGGTGGCACGGCGGCTCCACATGGTGGACGAGGCGTTCACGCTCCTGTTGTCGGGCGGCATCTTCCGCGGGCTGCACTGGCTCGTGAGCGAACTGCCGGCGCGCGTTCGCGACGACGCGCCGAACGTCACCGCGCGTCAGCTCGATCGCGAGCCTGCCGAAGGGGCGGTCCGGCTCGCGCTGGCCGAGGCGAAGGGGGGCGCGAGGATTCCCGCCTACATTCATGACTAG